The following are from one region of the Phormidium sp. PBR-2020 genome:
- a CDS encoding PAS domain S-box protein, whose product MSGNVQETPPSHENPSNAETLDSTQLRSLFEAAPHAMVVLDDEGNYVEANAAACELFGLPREELLQTSIADFAEPGFDFEQAWDYLLSHGQARGEFRLLRPDGELRAVDYAATAHFSPHRHLSVLRPLVAERSRSHQSPARQRHLVEIIERTSDLISTADAQGNVFFVNEAWQTYFDQATLQNHHISGFHPAWALEIILNEGLPEAQRSGIWRGETAILVQGKEIPVEQLIMYHPGEPGEPPFLSTIMRDITERQGVEVEIQELLRRTQILSNITQAIRNSLDLEVIVQNAVTAIYKEVDVDICTFGWCRQLDNPNPGKIQVELEVLVQEKHPQVKDWLGTHILDGFGIVYESILKNQPYYLNSVDDCPDEAFKSICDETGVDSYCCLPICSINGYWGIFELARIRDQARWDEDEMELLNEVSNQIAIAIQQAELYQEAQSKSEQLSLAYRELQDTQVQLVQAEKMSSLGQLVAGIAHEINNPVNFIYGNLQYAAEYAEGLLELVNAYQQHYANPPEAIAQLIDEIDLDFLKSDFHQLITSMRNGATRIRDIVKSLRTFSRLDEAELKAVDLHENIDSTLVILQNRLKGHRDKPDIEVIKNYGQLPRIECYSGLLNQVFMNVFVNAIDAIEQRQQSLTSEQALTYQGGITITTTALGTTDICISIRDNGVGMSHDVKEKIFNPFFTTKPVGMGTGMGLPTSYQIISKYHNGELLCNSTPGQGTELIIQLPVIGKS is encoded by the coding sequence ATGTCGGGAAACGTCCAGGAGACCCCCCCCAGCCACGAAAACCCCTCTAACGCCGAGACTCTGGATTCGACTCAACTGCGATCGCTCTTTGAGGCGGCTCCCCATGCCATGGTGGTTCTCGATGATGAGGGAAATTATGTAGAAGCCAACGCAGCAGCCTGCGAACTCTTTGGCCTACCCCGAGAGGAATTACTGCAAACCTCCATCGCTGACTTTGCTGAACCCGGATTCGACTTCGAGCAAGCTTGGGACTATCTCCTCTCCCACGGTCAAGCACGGGGGGAATTTCGTCTACTGCGTCCTGATGGTGAATTACGTGCCGTCGACTATGCGGCGACCGCCCATTTTAGCCCCCATCGTCATCTGTCCGTCTTACGGCCCCTTGTTGCCGAGCGTTCCCGTTCTCATCAATCACCGGCTCGACAACGACATCTCGTCGAGATAATCGAGCGCACCTCAGATCTCATTAGCACAGCCGACGCGCAGGGTAACGTTTTCTTTGTCAACGAAGCCTGGCAGACTTATTTTGATCAGGCGACGCTTCAGAATCATCATATTTCTGGCTTTCATCCTGCCTGGGCCTTAGAAATCATCCTAAATGAGGGTCTTCCTGAAGCGCAACGTTCAGGAATTTGGCGGGGTGAAACGGCAATCTTAGTCCAAGGGAAGGAAATTCCTGTCGAGCAACTAATTATGTATCATCCCGGGGAGCCAGGAGAGCCACCCTTTTTATCAACAATCATGAGGGATATTACAGAACGTCAAGGGGTAGAAGTAGAAATACAAGAACTCCTGCGTCGCACCCAAATCTTAAGTAATATCACCCAAGCCATTCGGAACTCTTTAGATTTAGAGGTGATTGTTCAGAATGCGGTAACCGCAATTTACAAAGAAGTTGACGTTGATATTTGTACCTTTGGCTGGTGTCGTCAACTCGATAATCCTAATCCTGGAAAAATCCAGGTTGAGCTAGAGGTTCTAGTTCAGGAAAAACACCCTCAGGTTAAAGATTGGCTGGGAACTCATATCTTAGATGGCTTTGGAATTGTTTATGAGTCAATCCTGAAAAATCAGCCCTATTATTTGAATTCTGTTGACGATTGCCCTGATGAAGCATTCAAGAGCATCTGTGATGAAACGGGGGTCGATAGTTATTGCTGTTTACCCATTTGTAGTATTAATGGCTATTGGGGGATTTTTGAGTTAGCACGGATTCGCGATCAGGCTCGTTGGGACGAGGATGAAATGGAATTGCTCAATGAAGTCAGTAACCAAATCGCCATCGCCATTCAACAAGCAGAACTCTATCAAGAAGCCCAAAGTAAAAGTGAGCAACTCAGCCTTGCGTATCGGGAGTTACAGGATACACAAGTTCAGTTAGTGCAAGCTGAGAAAATGTCTAGTTTAGGACAACTTGTTGCCGGAATTGCCCATGAGATCAATAATCCTGTAAACTTTATTTACGGTAACTTGCAATATGCCGCCGAATATGCAGAAGGTTTACTAGAATTAGTCAATGCTTATCAACAGCACTATGCCAATCCGCCAGAGGCGATCGCCCAACTCATCGATGAGATCGACCTAGACTTTCTCAAAAGCGACTTTCATCAACTAATTACCTCAATGCGGAACGGTGCCACACGCATTCGAGATATCGTCAAATCTCTGCGAACCTTCTCCCGTTTAGATGAAGCGGAACTCAAAGCAGTGGATTTACATGAAAATATCGATAGTACCCTAGTGATTCTGCAAAACCGTCTTAAGGGTCATCGAGATAAACCTGACATTGAGGTGATTAAAAACTATGGTCAATTGCCGAGAATTGAATGTTACAGCGGCTTACTCAATCAAGTTTTCATGAATGTGTTCGTGAATGCCATTGATGCCATTGAGCAACGACAACAGAGCCTTACGTCTGAACAAGCTCTCACCTATCAAGGCGGCATTACCATCACAACAACGGCTCTGGGAACTACAGATATCTGTATCTCAATTCGAGATAACGGAGTCGGGATGAGCCACGACGTGAAAGAGAAGATTTTTAACCCCTTTTTTACCACCAAACCCGTAGGAATGGGAACCGGGATGGGCTTACCGACGAGCTATCAGATTATTAGCAAGTATCATAACGGAGAACTACTTTGCAACTCCACCCCAGGACAAGGAACCGAACTGATTATCCAACTTCCGGTCATCGGCAAGAGTTAG
- a CDS encoding Uma2 family endonuclease has translation MIQTITKPISFDEFVDWYPQDSACKYELYDGTIVEMPLATGTHSNITGFISLKLGVKIDRYDLPYSIPGDCFLKPIETESGYQPDVIILDKEALNQEPRWQKESIVTLGSSIRLVVEVVSQNWQNDYMRKLANYEVMGIPEYWIVDYLGLGGRRFIGNPKSPTLSVYTMVDGEYEVRQFRGGDRVESLTFPELELTVNDIFENP, from the coding sequence ATGATTCAAACCATTACCAAACCCATCTCCTTCGATGAATTTGTGGACTGGTATCCCCAAGATTCAGCCTGCAAATACGAACTCTACGACGGAACCATTGTCGAAATGCCCTTAGCCACTGGAACCCACTCCAACATCACCGGATTTATCAGCTTAAAACTCGGGGTTAAAATTGACCGCTACGATTTACCATACTCAATTCCCGGTGATTGTTTTTTGAAACCCATAGAGACCGAATCAGGATATCAGCCCGATGTAATTATCCTAGATAAAGAGGCGTTAAATCAAGAACCTCGTTGGCAAAAGGAGTCAATTGTAACCCTGGGGAGTTCCATACGGCTGGTGGTTGAAGTGGTTAGCCAAAATTGGCAAAATGATTATATGAGGAAGCTGGCGAATTATGAAGTGATGGGGATACCAGAATATTGGATTGTGGATTATCTAGGATTGGGAGGACGGCGGTTTATTGGCAATCCTAAATCGCCGACTCTTTCGGTTTATACAATGGTTGATGGAGAGTATGAAGTCCGGCAATTTCGAGGAGGCGATCGGGTGGAATCGTTGACATTTCCTGAACTGGAATTAACCGTGAACGATATTTTTGAAAATCCCTAG
- a CDS encoding tetratricopeptide repeat protein: MEWRSRSGNALRDQGKLEDSEAAFRRAVELNPNLTTQTISEQLNRQNVSPA; encoded by the coding sequence ATTGAGTGGAGAAGCCGGAGTGGGAATGCCCTGAGAGACCAAGGAAAGCTAGAAGATTCTGAGGCTGCCTTCCGCCGTGCTGTTGAACTCAACCCCAATTTGACCACCCAAACCATCTCCGAGCAACTAAATCGGCAGAACGTCTCCCCAGCTTAG
- a CDS encoding Uma2 family endonuclease — protein sequence MIQTITKPISFDEFVDWYPQDSACKYELYDGTIVEMPLATGTHSNITGFITGELHFEIRRLKLPYSIPGDCLLKPVETESGYQPDVIILDKEALNQEPRWQKESIVTLGSSIRLVVEVVSQNWQNDYMRKLADYEVMGIPEYWIVDYLGLGGRRFIGNPKSPTLSVYTMVDEEYEVAQFRGGDRVESLIFPELELTVNDIFEQK from the coding sequence ATGATTCAAACCATTACCAAACCCATCTCCTTCGATGAATTTGTGGACTGGTATCCCCAAGATTCCGCCTGCAAATACGAACTCTACGACGGAACCATTGTCGAAATGCCCTTAGCCACTGGAACCCACTCCAACATCACCGGATTTATCACCGGTGAACTCCATTTTGAAATTAGACGGCTCAAATTACCATACTCAATTCCCGGTGATTGTTTGTTGAAACCCGTCGAGACGGAATCAGGATATCAGCCCGATGTAATTATCCTAGATAAAGAGGCGTTAAATCAAGAACCCCGTTGGCAAAAGGAGTCAATTGTGACTCTGGGGAGTTCCATACGGCTGGTGGTTGAAGTGGTTAGCCAGAATTGGCAGAACGATTATATGAGGAAGCTGGCCGATTATGAAGTGATGGGGATACCAGAATATTGGATTGTGGATTATCTAGGATTGGGAGGACGGCGGTTTATTGGCAATCCTAAATCCCCGACTCTTTCGGTTTATACGATGGTTGATGAGGAGTATGAAGTCGCGCAATTTCGAGGAGGCGATCGGGTGGAATCGTTGATATTTCCTGAACTGGAATTAACCGTTAACGATATTTTTGAACAAAAATAG
- a CDS encoding IS200/IS605 family accessory protein TnpB-related protein, with amino-acid sequence MATQKPTSIIRTDKWNLNPTAKQRVLLSQTVKVYRRVCRHLMGILLTHWSSLGTLSSQKRVLAVEKLIHQTAKNPQPKYQPFDQTFYKFPSYYRRAAIVFAAGQVSSYMTRYREWQSGTRQRRDAKPPSLNPNSGCYPTLYKGQCYKLHGYDRIEIKVFNGTDWVWTTVQITGLRERHTVDSNKLLSPSLIFNEEKRACHLSVPFECHPPQREGDGRVVSVDLGINTTATVAVVNFDGTVIHREFIHPGRDIDEVAAAAGTCVQRNGDRRDKRLKSVSKRASQTMGKGGSLQKGFCSHTYRKCRNINRQIGQIVSKRIVQIAQQFNADAIVFENLKGWKAKGGRKRSNLRQRFHGWLKGMIRELTEMKWQEMGGQVIDVVAAYTSKLAYDGSGVVRRDSKNYALAKFSSGKRYNADLNGALNIAARGILQLTRRKDSEECSSQRPGHSPRSWACLCDLWTHAVSG; translated from the coding sequence ATGGCAACCCAGAAACCCACATCAATCATCCGTACAGACAAATGGAATCTTAACCCAACAGCCAAGCAGCGAGTTCTGCTGAGCCAAACGGTTAAGGTCTACCGTCGTGTCTGTCGGCATTTGATGGGAATTCTCTTAACCCATTGGTCATCTCTGGGAACGTTATCGAGCCAAAAACGGGTTCTAGCCGTCGAGAAACTCATTCACCAAACCGCGAAGAACCCCCAGCCAAAATATCAGCCATTTGACCAAACCTTTTACAAATTCCCCAGCTACTACCGAAGAGCCGCCATCGTCTTCGCTGCTGGCCAAGTCAGCAGTTACATGACTCGGTATCGGGAATGGCAATCGGGAACTCGTCAACGTCGGGATGCCAAACCTCCAAGCCTCAATCCCAACAGTGGCTGTTATCCCACCTTGTATAAGGGTCAATGCTATAAGCTGCATGGGTACGACCGCATCGAAATCAAAGTCTTTAACGGAACCGATTGGGTTTGGACAACTGTTCAAATTACAGGCCTACGAGAACGGCACACCGTAGACAGCAACAAGCTGCTGTCGCCCTCCCTGATTTTTAATGAGGAGAAGAGGGCCTGTCACCTATCGGTTCCCTTTGAGTGCCATCCCCCCCAACGGGAGGGAGATGGCAGGGTCGTGAGTGTTGACCTGGGTATCAACACCACTGCTACCGTTGCAGTCGTGAATTTTGACGGCACTGTAATCCATCGGGAATTTATTCATCCGGGGAGAGACATAGACGAAGTCGCCGCAGCCGCTGGAACCTGCGTCCAGCGGAACGGCGACCGTCGGGATAAGCGGCTGAAATCGGTATCAAAACGAGCCAGCCAAACGATGGGGAAGGGCGGAAGTCTCCAAAAAGGCTTTTGCTCTCATACCTACCGCAAATGTCGCAACATCAACCGTCAAATCGGGCAGATTGTCTCGAAGCGTATCGTGCAGATTGCCCAACAGTTCAATGCCGATGCCATTGTCTTTGAGAACCTGAAAGGATGGAAGGCCAAAGGCGGACGAAAACGCTCTAACCTGCGTCAACGCTTTCATGGATGGCTTAAGGGTATGATTCGAGAGTTGACCGAGATGAAGTGGCAAGAGATGGGCGGTCAGGTGATTGATGTCGTTGCTGCCTATACCTCAAAGCTGGCTTATGACGGCAGTGGCGTGGTGCGGCGCGACTCCAAAAACTATGCCCTGGCTAAATTTTCTTCGGGCAAGCGATACAATGCCGACCTCAATGGGGCGCTCAATATTGCTGCCCGAGGTATTCTTCAGCTCACTCGCCGAAAGGACAGTGAGGAGTGTTCCAGCCAAAGACCTGGACATTCGCCTAGAAGCTGGGCTTGTTTGTGTGACCTGTGGACTCATGCAGTCTCAGGTTAG
- a CDS encoding transposase: MVSNLVKNHCLAKSIHDAAWYQFRQWLEYFGKVFGVVTVAVPPHYTSQTCSSCGSLVKKTLSQRTHVCHNCGCVLDRDHNAAINILELGLRTVGHTGTQACGHDDHCIKAGDSFGVSRVDEAGNPICEDGNPLLDCDGNERREDVKTISELP; encoded by the coding sequence ATGGTGTCTAACTTAGTCAAAAACCATTGCCTAGCCAAATCCATTCATGATGCGGCTTGGTATCAGTTTCGCCAATGGCTGGAGTATTTTGGCAAGGTGTTTGGAGTGGTTACGGTGGCTGTGCCGCCTCACTACACCTCTCAAACGTGCAGTTCATGTGGTTCGCTCGTCAAGAAAACTCTCTCACAGAGGACTCATGTCTGTCATAACTGTGGATGTGTTTTAGACCGCGACCACAATGCAGCGATTAACATTTTGGAGTTAGGACTTCGTACCGTAGGGCATACGGGAACTCAAGCCTGTGGACACGACGACCACTGCATTAAAGCTGGAGACAGTTTTGGTGTAAGTCGTGTGGATGAAGCAGGAAACCCCATCTGTGAAGATGGGAATCCCCTGCTAGATTGCGATGGCAATGAGCGGCGGGAGGATGTCAAAACAATCTCGGAATTGCCCTGA
- a CDS encoding type II toxin-antitoxin system VapC family toxin, whose product MTYLLDTNTCIQYLTGRSQAIIDKFKTTPRQNIYLCDVVKAELYYGAYRSQKKEENLALYEFFFSHYISLPFDGESAKIYGEIRAELSKLGTPIGAYDLQIASIALAHHLILVTHNTREFKRVKLLQIEDWE is encoded by the coding sequence ATGACTTACCTGCTAGATACCAATACCTGCATACAATACTTGACAGGTCGCAGTCAAGCCATTATTGATAAATTCAAAACAACACCTCGCCAAAACATTTACCTTTGTGATGTCGTTAAAGCCGAATTATACTACGGAGCATATCGCAGTCAAAAAAAAGAGGAAAATCTTGCATTATATGAATTTTTCTTTTCTCACTATATCAGCCTCCCTTTTGATGGAGAATCTGCAAAAATTTATGGAGAAATCCGTGCGGAACTTTCTAAATTGGGAACTCCAATTGGTGCGTATGACTTGCAAATTGCTTCAATTGCACTCGCCCATCACCTGATTTTAGTGACTCATAATACAAGAGAATTTAAACGAGTGAAACTCTTGCAAATCGAGGACTGGGAGTAG
- the recG gene encoding ATP-dependent DNA helicase RecG gives MVQSPSVDHAPDWERLRKALSVEAERGFSDLLGREFRFHEFLERQFNNPPARLAGSDRQRWQNLAAEFARYPSMTLAQRQHLVAESRRVLLQSERSLEMRSRSVREPLSRRKPPTVNLQQTVQHSQGGELSLSQPLTEVRQIGRRGGDRLARLGLYRVQDLLEYFPRDRIDYARQVPISQLEPGETVTVVAQVQSCSFFNSSKNKKLSIFQLTLKDPTGRLKITRFYPGNRYSSSRWQYAHKSQYPRGATVAASGLVKKNKYGITLENPDLEVLEHADARIESLSVGRVLPVYALTDGVTADLVRKSVLAVLPASQQIPEPLPKKLREKYDLIDRPTAIANIHFPPDTDILELARRRLVFDEFFYLQLGLLKRRHELKQAGEVQLANSQAQRLTIQGQLIEQFYNLLPFNLTHAQTRVIQEILADLDKTSPMNRLVQGDVGAGKTVVAVVAILAAIQSGYQAALMAPTEVLAEQHYRKLVDWLNLLQLPVELLTGSTKTRKRRQIHSQLETGELPVLVGTHALIQDKVNFHRLGLAVIDEQHRFGVQQRAKLQQKGSNGICHVLSMTATPIPRTLALTLHGDLDVSQIDELPPGRKPIQTTVLAGKQRLEAYDLIRRQMAMGHQAYVVLPLVEESEKLDLKSAVEEYERLQEVFPNFRVGLLHGRMTSAEKDAAIAAFHGHDTQILVSTTVVEVGVDVPNATVMLIENAERFGLSQLHQLRGRVGRGGDRAYCILMTHPKASPDAKQRLEVLESSQDGFLIAEMDMQLRGPGQMLGTRQSGLPDFVLASLVDDREVLILARDAAERVIRKDPSLERYPRMKAELEIRFERMLGGAMLQ, from the coding sequence ATGGTTCAATCTCCATCTGTTGATCATGCTCCTGATTGGGAGCGGTTACGAAAAGCGCTCAGTGTCGAAGCTGAGCGCGGTTTTTCTGATTTGCTGGGACGGGAGTTTCGCTTTCATGAGTTCCTGGAGCGTCAGTTTAACAATCCTCCGGCGCGGTTGGCGGGGAGCGATCGCCAACGTTGGCAAAATCTAGCGGCGGAGTTTGCGAGATACCCTTCTATGACGCTGGCCCAACGTCAGCATCTGGTGGCGGAGTCGCGGCGGGTGTTGTTGCAGAGTGAGCGTTCTCTGGAGATGCGATCGCGATCGGTGCGAGAACCCCTCAGCCGCCGCAAACCCCCCACGGTGAATCTGCAACAGACGGTTCAGCATTCTCAGGGGGGTGAGTTATCCTTGTCGCAGCCGTTAACTGAGGTGCGTCAAATTGGCCGCCGGGGGGGCGATCGCTTGGCCCGCTTAGGACTCTATCGTGTGCAGGATTTGTTGGAGTATTTTCCGCGCGATCGGATTGATTATGCTCGTCAAGTTCCCATTTCTCAACTAGAACCGGGCGAGACGGTTACAGTCGTTGCTCAAGTCCAGAGTTGCAGCTTTTTTAATAGTTCCAAAAACAAGAAACTCAGCATCTTTCAATTAACATTAAAAGACCCCACGGGGCGCTTGAAAATAACTCGTTTTTATCCTGGAAATCGCTACAGTTCCAGCCGTTGGCAATATGCCCATAAGTCGCAATATCCAAGAGGTGCAACCGTTGCCGCCTCCGGATTGGTCAAGAAAAACAAATATGGAATTACCCTAGAAAACCCCGATTTAGAAGTTCTAGAACACGCCGACGCTCGCATTGAATCCTTGTCCGTGGGGCGAGTGTTGCCGGTCTATGCTTTGACCGATGGTGTGACCGCTGACTTGGTGCGAAAATCTGTATTAGCGGTGCTTCCTGCCAGTCAGCAAATCCCTGAACCCCTCCCGAAAAAACTGCGAGAAAAGTATGATTTAATTGACCGGCCGACGGCGATCGCAAATATCCATTTTCCCCCCGATACTGATATCTTAGAATTAGCCCGTCGTCGCCTCGTGTTCGATGAGTTTTTCTATCTCCAACTCGGTCTTCTCAAACGTCGCCATGAACTCAAACAAGCCGGGGAAGTGCAACTGGCCAACAGCCAGGCCCAACGACTTACTATTCAAGGACAACTTATCGAACAATTCTACAACCTCCTCCCCTTCAACCTCACCCATGCTCAAACCCGGGTGATTCAAGAAATCCTAGCTGACCTCGACAAAACCTCCCCCATGAATCGGCTGGTTCAAGGAGATGTGGGGGCCGGTAAAACCGTCGTGGCGGTGGTAGCCATTTTAGCCGCCATCCAATCAGGGTATCAAGCGGCCTTAATGGCCCCAACAGAAGTCTTAGCGGAACAGCATTATCGCAAATTAGTCGATTGGCTGAACTTACTCCAACTCCCCGTAGAATTGCTAACCGGGTCCACCAAAACCCGCAAACGGCGACAAATCCACAGTCAACTGGAAACTGGGGAACTCCCGGTGTTAGTCGGAACCCACGCCTTAATTCAGGATAAAGTCAACTTCCACCGTTTAGGCTTAGCGGTGATTGACGAACAACATCGTTTTGGCGTACAGCAGCGGGCCAAGTTGCAACAGAAGGGAAGTAATGGGATTTGTCATGTTCTCTCCATGACCGCCACCCCCATTCCCCGGACCTTGGCGTTGACCTTACATGGGGATTTGGATGTGAGTCAAATTGACGAGTTACCCCCCGGCCGTAAACCGATTCAAACCACAGTTTTGGCGGGGAAACAACGGTTAGAGGCCTATGATTTGATTCGCCGTCAGATGGCGATGGGCCATCAAGCCTATGTGGTGTTACCGTTGGTGGAGGAATCAGAGAAGTTAGATCTCAAATCGGCGGTTGAGGAGTATGAACGCTTGCAAGAGGTGTTTCCTAATTTTCGGGTTGGCCTATTACATGGCCGGATGACCTCGGCGGAGAAAGATGCAGCCATTGCGGCGTTTCACGGTCATGACACCCAAATTTTGGTCTCGACGACGGTGGTGGAAGTGGGGGTGGATGTTCCCAATGCGACGGTGATGTTGATTGAGAATGCTGAACGGTTTGGTTTGTCGCAATTGCATCAATTGCGGGGTCGGGTTGGCCGAGGGGGCGATCGGGCTTATTGTATATTAATGACCCATCCCAAAGCCTCCCCCGATGCCAAACAGCGGTTAGAGGTGTTGGAATCGTCCCAGGATGGCTTTTTGATTGCGGAGATGGATATGCAGCTTCGTGGCCCGGGCCAGATGCTGGGAACTCGCCAGTCAGGATTACCGGATTTTGTCCTAGCCAGTCTCGTCGATGACCGAGAGGTGTTAATTCTGGCCCGAGATGCAGCGGAACGGGTGATTCGCAAGGACCCCAGTTTAGAGCGATATCCCCGCATGAAGGCCGAGTTGGAGATACGATTTGAGCGAATGTTAGGCGGGGCCATGTTGCAATAA
- the def gene encoding peptide deformylase: protein MSTSAPLLVEKTKLERPPLEIHRLGDRVLRQSTKRVARVDESIRGLAREMLQSMYTADGIGLAAPQVGISKQMLVVDCALDDPSTPPLVLINPVIQAYSREVALGQEGCLSIPGVYMDVKRPQVIEVSYKDELGRPQRRRFSGLPARVIQHEMDHLNGVMFVDRVDDQLLLTEELSKYGFSVKSVRHLKA from the coding sequence ATGTCAACTTCTGCACCTCTCCTGGTTGAAAAAACGAAATTAGAACGCCCTCCCCTTGAGATTCATAGGTTGGGCGATCGCGTCCTGCGTCAAAGTACGAAGCGGGTGGCCCGCGTGGATGAGAGCATTCGTGGCTTGGCCCGTGAAATGCTACAAAGTATGTATACTGCCGATGGCATTGGTTTAGCGGCGCCTCAGGTGGGCATTAGTAAACAAATGCTGGTGGTTGATTGCGCCCTCGATGACCCCAGTACACCGCCGCTGGTGTTGATTAACCCGGTGATTCAAGCCTACAGCCGTGAGGTGGCCTTGGGCCAGGAGGGCTGTTTGAGTATTCCTGGGGTGTATATGGATGTGAAACGCCCTCAGGTGATTGAAGTCTCCTATAAGGATGAGTTGGGCCGTCCCCAACGTCGCCGCTTTAGTGGCCTTCCGGCCCGGGTGATTCAGCATGAGATGGACCACCTTAATGGGGTGATGTTTGTCGATCGCGTGGATGACCAACTGCTGCTGACGGAGGAACTCTCGAAATATGGGTTCTCGGTCAAGTCTGTTCGTCATCTTAAAGCCTAG
- the rlmN gene encoding 23S rRNA (adenine(2503)-C(2))-methyltransferase RlmN, with the protein MSLSTATATPLLGQSLQDLTTWMQDQGQPGYRGKQLHQWLYQKGVRSLSEITVFPKAWREAHEDVNLGRSTIHHRSISPDGTIKYLLKLADGNIIETVGMPTERRLTVCVSSQVGCPMACDFCATGKGGFLRNLAVHEIVDQVLTVQGEFGDRVSNIVFMGMGEPLLNVDNVLGALRCLNQDVGIGARSMTISTVGIPGQIRRLADHHLQSTLAVSLHSSNQALREQLIPSARQYPLEALLAECRDYVKVTGRRLTFEYLLLAGLNDRPHHAEELARHLRGFQNHVNLIPYNPISEVDYQRPSPQQVNEFVEALQDRHIAVSVRYSKGLDVDAACGQLRASQQA; encoded by the coding sequence ATGTCTCTGTCCACTGCTACCGCTACTCCCCTACTGGGTCAATCTCTACAAGACCTCACGACCTGGATGCAAGACCAGGGACAACCCGGCTATCGGGGGAAACAACTGCATCAATGGTTGTATCAGAAGGGGGTGCGATCGCTCTCGGAGATTACGGTCTTTCCTAAGGCCTGGCGGGAGGCCCATGAAGATGTCAATCTGGGACGTTCGACGATTCATCATCGCTCGATTTCCCCGGATGGGACGATTAAATATCTCCTGAAATTGGCGGATGGCAACATTATTGAAACGGTGGGAATGCCCACGGAACGGCGCTTAACGGTCTGTGTTTCCTCTCAGGTGGGTTGTCCGATGGCCTGCGACTTTTGCGCGACGGGGAAGGGGGGATTTCTGCGGAATTTGGCGGTGCATGAGATTGTGGATCAGGTGCTGACGGTTCAGGGGGAGTTCGGCGATCGCGTCAGTAATATTGTCTTTATGGGAATGGGAGAACCGCTGCTGAATGTAGATAACGTCTTGGGGGCGTTACGCTGTCTCAATCAAGATGTGGGCATTGGGGCGCGATCGATGACCATCTCGACGGTGGGGATTCCGGGACAAATTCGCCGTCTGGCGGACCATCATCTACAGTCAACTCTGGCGGTGAGTCTCCATAGTTCTAATCAGGCTTTGCGGGAACAACTGATTCCCAGCGCCCGCCAGTATCCTTTGGAGGCTCTTTTAGCAGAATGTCGTGATTATGTCAAGGTCACGGGGCGGCGGTTGACGTTTGAGTATCTGCTGCTGGCGGGGTTAAACGATCGCCCCCACCATGCCGAGGAACTGGCCCGTCATCTGCGGGGCTTCCAAAATCATGTCAATCTGATTCCCTATAATCCCATCTCGGAAGTCGACTATCAACGCCCGAGTCCCCAACAGGTCAACGAGTTTGTTGAGGCTCTCCAAGACCGCCATATTGCCGTGAGTGTGCGCTATTCCAAGGGTTTGGATGTGGATGCCGCTTGCGGTCAATTGCGGGCTTCTCAGCAAGCTTAA